The following DNA comes from Mucilaginibacter jinjuensis.
GTACAACCAGGTTTTCGCTCTTACGCACCAACAGGTTAATATCTGTAAGTACCTTTTTATCACCGAATGATTTCTGCAGGTCTGTAATCTCAATTACAATCTCGCCTTTAGCATCGCGGTTTAGGTCGTCGTTTTCAATATGGTCTTTTTCTTTTTCCATTACTTGCTATAAAATAAAATGGTGCTGATCTGTACCACAATCATGTCAATAAAAAAGATCCATAACGATGCCGTAACTACTGCCGAATTTGCTGCAATACCAACACTCTCAGTCCCCTTGTTGGAGTTATAACCTTTATAACAGCCCACAAAGCCAATAGCAAAGCCGAAGAATACGCTTTTAATCAGAGCAGGTAAAAAGTCGGTAAAATCTAAGGCCGCTATACATTTATTGAAATAGAGGAAAAAACTCATTTTATCGGTAAGTGTAACCGCCAGGTAGCCGCCCAGTAAGCCAATAACATCGCCCATTAATGATAATAGCGGCACCATTAAGCTCGTAGCCAGTATGCGTGTAACTACCAGGTATTGCATGGGGTTGGCGCCCGATACGTCCATGGCATCTATTTGCTCGGTTACCTTCATGCTGCCCAGCTCGGCACCAATACTCGATGCTATTTTACCGGCACAGATTATAGCCGTAATTACCGGGCCTATTTCCCTTATGAATGATACCGATAAAGTTTTAGGCAACATACTTGCCGCACCAAATGATACCATGGTAGGCCTTAGCTGTAATATGAGTACCAGCCCCATAATAAATGAGGTAATGCCCACCAATGCAAATGAGCGGTAACCGATCTCATAACACTGCCGTACAAACTCCGACCATTCGAAGCCCCCGGAAAATATATTTCTCAAAAATCCCGTAAAAAAAACGCCCTGGTCTCCTACCGAGTCCAGCCATCTTTTCCATGCGGGTAATACTTGTTCTGCCATTACTTGCTGTTATTTAGTTTCATTGTACAACTGTTGGTTCTAAATTGTTTTTTGGTTCAAATATTTGTCCTGTAAGTAGTACAAATGCATTGGTTTTACTTAAAGCAAACACAGCAAGGTTTTGTTTCAACACGTAGATAAACAATTGTTTGTCATGTTTTTACCCACGATTTGTTTCATAACTAAGGGCTTAACCTAAACCACACTTGTTTTTCATACTTTTGTATATATTATATGAGAAAAGCTATTATAGCGGGTGCAACAGGCCTGATAGGGAGCGAATTATTAAAAATATTACTTGAATCATCTGATTATCAAGAAGTTATTTCTATATCCCGTCGTGAAATTCCTGTACAGCATAAAAAGCTGGTTCAGTTGATCATCAATTTTGATGAGTTGGAAAAATATACCCATGCCTTAGAAGGTGATGTGATTTTTTGCTGCTTAGGTTCAACCCGAAAGAAAACTCCTGATTTGAGCGTGTACCGTATGATAGATCATACCTATCCGCTGCTACTGGGGCAAATAGCAAAGGCAAACGCCATCAAACAATATCATTTGGTATCAGCTATTGGGGCTAATGCCAACAGTTCTAACTTTTATACCAAGATGAAAGGTGAAACCGAAGCAGACCTTGCGCATTTAAACCTGCCTTGCCTGCACATTTACCAACCATCCATTTTAACCGGCGACCGCAAGGAATCTCGCCCGTTAGAGAAATTTTCTATCGCTGTAATGAAAGTGTTTAACCCACTTCTGTTCGGCAGTTTAAAAAAGTATAGAAGCATCCCGGCTGCTACCGTAGCCAGTGCCATGTATAAACAATCATTAAAGCCAGAGAAAGGCTTATATATCCATCCATCAGATCATATTAAAAATTTAGCGTGAGTACATATTTATCAGGTGAAAACCTTGGCCATTCTTATCATGACCGCTGGCTGTTCCGCAATATTACCATAGGCATTAACCGCGGTCGCCGCGTTGCCTTAGTGGGTATTAACGGTGCCGGAAAATCTACCCTATTAAAAATTTTAGCCGGAGAACTGAACCCTGTTGAGGGCAAAGCCGTACGTGCAAAAGATCTGAATGTAAGTTACCTTAACCAGGATCCTAAGTTTGAGAAGGACTATACCATCAGCGACTTTATCTTCAATGCGGAGAACAAACAACAGCAACTGATTAAACAGTACGAAGAGCTGGTAGAAAGTGACCCTGAAAATTATGACGCCATTAATAAACTGGCCGAAGAATTAAGTGAAGCCGATGCCTGGGCTTACGAATATGAGATCAAACAGATTTTAGGTCGATTAGATATTCACCATTTAAATCAGAAGATAGATACGTTATCAGGTGGTCAGAAAAAACGTTTAGCCCTTGCTGCCCTACTGATCCAAGACCCGGAGGTTTATTTGTTAGATGAGCCTACCAACCATTTGGATATTGATACCATTGAGTGGCTTGAAAAAATGCTAACTAGCAGTGGTAAAACTATTGTGATGGTTACGCACGATAGATACTTTCTGGATAACGTATGTAACGAAATCATCGAGATAGATAATGGCAAGCTTTTCCCATACAACGGCAACTACCAATACTACCTGGAGAAGAAAGCCGAGCGTGAAGCATCAGATGCATCAACTTTCCAAAAGAATACCAACCTTCTGAAAAAGGAACTGGAGTGGATGCGCCGTATGCCGCAAGCACGTGGTACCAAATCAAAGGCTCGCCAGGATGCTTTTTATGATTTGGAAGAAAGGACCAAGAAAACCACCCATGATAAAGTACAATTAAGTTTAAAAACTTCGCGCCAGGGAAATAAGATCATCGAGATAGATCATCTTACCAAATCATTTCAGGGCCGTAAGGTTATTGATGATTTTAACTATGTATTTAAAAAAGGCGACCGTATTGGTATTGCCGGTAAAAATGGTAGCGGTAAATCAACCTTACTGAATTTGCTTACTGCTAACATTCTGCCAGACTCGGGTGAAGTTGCCAAAGGCGAAACTACCGTGATGGGATACTTTCATCAGGGCGGTATTACCTTTAAGGATGATGAGCGCGTGATTGACATTGTAAAAAATGTAGCTGAGTTTATCCCGATGGCCGATGGTAAAACCATTACTGCATCGCAATTGCTTACTCAGTTCCTTTTCCCTCCTATTAAACAGTTTGGTTTTGTTACTAACCTGAGTGGTGGTGAAAAGAAACGTTTGCAATTGATGCGCATCCTGATGCAGAACCCTAACTTTTTGATACTGGATGAGCCAACCAATGATTTAGATATTGATACCCTGAATGTACTCGAAGAGTTTTTAATGAATTATACTGGTGTGCTATTATTGGTATCGCACGATAGGTATTTGTTAGATAAACTGGTTGACCAGTTATTCATCTTAGACGGAACTGGTCAAGTAAATATCTATAATGGCAACTACTCTTCTTGGCGTATTGATGTAGATGAAGCTAAAGCAGATGCAAAGAAAGCACCTGTAGCTGCTCCTGTTCAGGCTAAACCTGTAGAAGTTAAAAACAAGAAAAGCTTTAAAGAATTAAAGGCCATTGAGGATTTAGAAAAAGAAATAGCCGCTATTGAGACTGAAATAAAACAGCATACTGTTACGTTAAACTCTGGTAGTTTAAACCATGAGCAATTAACCGAAACAGCAAGGCTAATACAACAACTAACAGACAAGCTTGATGAGCAATCATTAAAGTGGCTGGGGCTTTCTGAAAACTAATTATAGAATGAAATTATCAGACGTTTTAGCTTCGAGCGGGGTTATTATACTACTAATAGCCTTTTTGTTAAACTTATATAAGAAGTTACCTGCACAAAGCAAGGTATATACTTTCATGAATTTTTTAGGTGCAGTATTATGCTGCATCTCGTCTATATTAATCAGG
Coding sequences within:
- a CDS encoding MlaE family ABC transporter permease, producing MAEQVLPAWKRWLDSVGDQGVFFTGFLRNIFSGGFEWSEFVRQCYEIGYRSFALVGITSFIMGLVLILQLRPTMVSFGAASMLPKTLSVSFIREIGPVITAIICAGKIASSIGAELGSMKVTEQIDAMDVSGANPMQYLVVTRILATSLMVPLLSLMGDVIGLLGGYLAVTLTDKMSFFLYFNKCIAALDFTDFLPALIKSVFFGFAIGFVGCYKGYNSNKGTESVGIAANSAVVTASLWIFFIDMIVVQISTILFYSK
- a CDS encoding CBU_0592 family membrane protein, which codes for MKLSDVLASSGVIILLIAFLLNLYKKLPAQSKVYTFMNFLGAVLCCISSILIRFYPFIVLEAIWATFALLSLFNVPRGTSSDKS
- the abc-f gene encoding ribosomal protection-like ABC-F family protein → MSTYLSGENLGHSYHDRWLFRNITIGINRGRRVALVGINGAGKSTLLKILAGELNPVEGKAVRAKDLNVSYLNQDPKFEKDYTISDFIFNAENKQQQLIKQYEELVESDPENYDAINKLAEELSEADAWAYEYEIKQILGRLDIHHLNQKIDTLSGGQKKRLALAALLIQDPEVYLLDEPTNHLDIDTIEWLEKMLTSSGKTIVMVTHDRYFLDNVCNEIIEIDNGKLFPYNGNYQYYLEKKAEREASDASTFQKNTNLLKKELEWMRRMPQARGTKSKARQDAFYDLEERTKKTTHDKVQLSLKTSRQGNKIIEIDHLTKSFQGRKVIDDFNYVFKKGDRIGIAGKNGSGKSTLLNLLTANILPDSGEVAKGETTVMGYFHQGGITFKDDERVIDIVKNVAEFIPMADGKTITASQLLTQFLFPPIKQFGFVTNLSGGEKKRLQLMRILMQNPNFLILDEPTNDLDIDTLNVLEEFLMNYTGVLLLVSHDRYLLDKLVDQLFILDGTGQVNIYNGNYSSWRIDVDEAKADAKKAPVAAPVQAKPVEVKNKKSFKELKAIEDLEKEIAAIETEIKQHTVTLNSGSLNHEQLTETARLIQQLTDKLDEQSLKWLGLSEN
- a CDS encoding NAD(P)H-binding protein, with protein sequence MRKAIIAGATGLIGSELLKILLESSDYQEVISISRREIPVQHKKLVQLIINFDELEKYTHALEGDVIFCCLGSTRKKTPDLSVYRMIDHTYPLLLGQIAKANAIKQYHLVSAIGANANSSNFYTKMKGETEADLAHLNLPCLHIYQPSILTGDRKESRPLEKFSIAVMKVFNPLLFGSLKKYRSIPAATVASAMYKQSLKPEKGLYIHPSDHIKNLA